A window of the Streptomyces finlayi genome harbors these coding sequences:
- a CDS encoding NADH-quinone oxidoreductase subunit J family protein, whose protein sequence is MTLAAAAAHPGFLSPTGVEIAFLLVGLATFGAAVLTVTTKQLVHAALWLVVALGGIAVEYLLLTAEFIAWVQVLIYVGSVVVLLLFGLMLTKAPIGRSPDADSGNRWVALAVAGSAAAALVWVVVDAFRATWIDLDGPAQGSTDATGEFLFRHWVLPFEALSVLLLAALIGAIVLSRKGREGKSHREDKS, encoded by the coding sequence GTGACTCTCGCAGCCGCCGCGGCCCACCCCGGATTCCTCTCGCCGACCGGCGTGGAGATCGCCTTCCTCCTGGTCGGCCTCGCCACCTTCGGCGCCGCCGTCCTCACCGTCACGACCAAGCAACTCGTGCACGCCGCACTCTGGCTCGTCGTGGCACTCGGCGGCATCGCCGTCGAGTACCTCCTGCTCACCGCCGAGTTCATCGCCTGGGTGCAGGTACTGATCTACGTCGGTTCCGTCGTCGTCCTCCTCCTCTTCGGGCTGATGCTCACCAAGGCCCCCATCGGACGCTCCCCGGACGCCGACTCGGGCAACCGGTGGGTCGCGCTGGCCGTGGCCGGATCAGCGGCCGCAGCCCTCGTCTGGGTGGTCGTCGACGCCTTCCGCGCCACCTGGATCGACCTCGACGGCCCGGCTCAGGGCTCCACCGACGCCACCGGAGAATTCCTCTTCCGGCACTGGGTGCTGCCCTTCGAAGCGCTCTCCGTCCTGCTGCTCGCCGCCCTCATCGGCGCGATCGTCCTGTCCCGCAAGGGCCGAGAGGGCAAGAGCCACCGAGAGGACAAGAGCTGA
- a CDS encoding NuoI/complex I 23 kDa subunit family protein, protein MAPIPGAGLAKGLAVTLRTMTKRTVTAQYPDVQPELPPRSRGVIGLFEENCTVCMLCARECPDWCIYIDSHKETVPAAVEGGRERSRNVLDRFAIDFALCMYCGICIEVCPFDALFWSPEFEYAETDILELTHERDKLRDWMWTVPEPPALDPGAEEPKELAAARKTADKLRAAQEAEQSEQSEQSEQAEQAEQAHRTRTGEPGQGGQE, encoded by the coding sequence ATGGCCCCGATCCCCGGCGCCGGCCTGGCCAAGGGCCTCGCCGTCACCCTGCGGACCATGACGAAGCGCACGGTCACCGCGCAGTACCCAGACGTCCAGCCCGAACTGCCGCCCCGTAGCCGGGGCGTCATCGGACTGTTCGAGGAGAACTGCACGGTCTGCATGCTCTGCGCACGCGAGTGCCCCGACTGGTGCATCTACATCGACTCCCACAAGGAGACGGTGCCCGCCGCCGTGGAGGGCGGTCGCGAGCGCAGCCGTAACGTCCTCGACCGCTTCGCCATCGACTTCGCCCTCTGCATGTACTGCGGCATCTGCATCGAGGTCTGTCCCTTCGACGCGCTGTTCTGGTCGCCGGAGTTCGAGTACGCGGAGACGGACATCCTCGAACTCACCCACGAGCGCGACAAGCTCCGCGACTGGATGTGGACCGTGCCGGAACCCCCGGCGCTCGACCCGGGAGCCGAGGAGCCGAAGGAACTCGCCGCCGCCCGCAAAACAGCTGACAAGCTCAGGGCCGCCCAGGAAGCCGAGCAGTCCGAGCAGTCCGAGCAGTCCGAGCAGGCCGAGCAGGCCGAGCAGGCCCACCGGACCCGGACCGGGGAACCCGGACAGGGGGGCCAGGAGTGA
- a CDS encoding complex I subunit 1/NuoH family protein produces the protein MNDVLDVALRLLIVFAVFMIAPLVVGQTEHKVMAHMQGRLGPMYAGGFHGWAQLAADGVKFVQKEDIVPAEADRRVFQLAPAVALLPYLLVLVAIPIGPSEGAVGQVVDAGIFFVLAVMGVGVLGSLMAGWASANKFSLLGGLRTAAQLLAYELPMLLAAASVAMAAGTVSLPGILNAFEWWWLPWQIVGALVFFVAGLAELQRPPFDMPVADSEIIFGAYTEYTGLRFALFLLAEYAGIVVLCGLTTVLFLGGWHGPLGADGLGWVWTLLKTAVLAFVVIWLRVSYPRLREDQLQKLAWTTLIPLALAQIALTGIVKVAIN, from the coding sequence GTGAACGACGTACTCGACGTCGCCCTCCGGCTCCTCATCGTCTTCGCGGTCTTCATGATCGCCCCCCTCGTCGTCGGCCAGACCGAACACAAGGTCATGGCCCACATGCAGGGCCGCCTGGGCCCCATGTACGCGGGCGGCTTCCACGGCTGGGCCCAGCTCGCCGCGGACGGCGTGAAGTTCGTGCAGAAGGAAGACATCGTCCCGGCGGAAGCCGACCGGCGCGTCTTCCAGCTCGCCCCCGCCGTCGCCCTCCTCCCGTACCTCCTCGTACTCGTCGCCATCCCCATCGGCCCGAGCGAGGGCGCGGTGGGCCAGGTCGTCGACGCGGGCATCTTCTTCGTGCTCGCCGTGATGGGCGTCGGTGTGCTCGGCTCGCTCATGGCGGGCTGGGCCTCGGCCAACAAGTTCTCCCTCCTCGGCGGACTCCGCACCGCCGCACAACTGCTCGCGTACGAGCTGCCGATGCTGCTCGCCGCCGCCTCCGTGGCCATGGCGGCGGGCACGGTCTCTCTCCCCGGCATCCTCAACGCCTTCGAGTGGTGGTGGCTGCCCTGGCAGATCGTCGGAGCCCTGGTCTTCTTCGTGGCCGGCCTCGCCGAACTCCAACGCCCCCCGTTCGACATGCCGGTCGCCGACTCGGAGATCATCTTCGGTGCCTACACCGAGTACACCGGCCTGCGCTTCGCGCTGTTCCTGCTCGCCGAGTACGCGGGCATCGTCGTCCTCTGCGGGCTGACCACCGTCCTCTTCCTCGGCGGCTGGCACGGCCCGCTCGGCGCCGACGGACTCGGCTGGGTGTGGACCCTCCTCAAGACCGCCGTCCTCGCCTTCGTCGTCATCTGGCTCCGCGTCAGCTACCCCCGGCTCCGCGAGGACCAGTTGCAAAAGCTCGCCTGGACCACGCTCATCCCGCTCGCACTCGCGCAGATCGCGCTCACCGGCATCGTGAAGGTGGCGATCAACTAA